The Cyanobacteriota bacterium genomic interval ATCTGGGGAATGCCCTTAGCAGTGTTCGATGGCCCAATCACAGGCACCTTAGCCCGATCAGCAAAGGGATCGGCTCCAAAAGCTTGTTGAGAGAGTGTTGGTCCAATGATGCTAACCACATTGTCCCGGTTGATTAAGGTTTGAAAGGCATTAATTGCCCCAGCTTCATCACCACCTGTATCTTGAACAATTATTTTAATGGGAGTGCCATTCACCCCCCCTTGGCTGTTGAAGTGACGCTCAGCGATCATGACTCCGGTAACCTGCTCTTGACCCAACAACGCTACGTTACTGGTCTGAGCCACAGCCACCCCAATGGGGATAGGCTGCTGCCGTCCCTGAGCGGGAATAGAATTTGTTGACTGAGCTGGAGCTGTGGTTGGGGTAGTTTGAGACTGATTACTGTTGGGGGGTTGTCCACAGGCAGCTACCAGCAACGCTAAGCCTGCTAATAGGGTTAGGGAATAGGGCAGCGATCGACTAGTCATACACCATTAGATCATTGATTATGAACGCAGTCGTTAATTTTCTCATGAGGGGAGATAGTTTGCGGCAATCTCACAGCAATCACTTAGCATCCAACAGGGGTTTTAGGTCTTTCATGACTTCACGAGCAGATTGGTAGCGATCACTGAAGTAGTAGCACACCATGCGATCAAGAATGGCGGCTAGCCCAGCACTGACAGAGGCTAGAGGTTGCC includes:
- a CDS encoding ABC transporter substrate-binding protein, coding for MTSRSLPYSLTLLAGLALLVAACGQPPNSNQSQTTPTTAPAQSTNSIPAQGRQQPIPIGVAVAQTSNVALLGQEQVTGVMIAERHFNSQGGVNGTPIKIIVQDTGGDEAGAINAFQTLINRDNVVSIIGPTLSQQAFGADPFADRAKVPVIGPSNTAKGIPQIGDYVARVSAPVSIVAPNAVNAALKLNPAIKKVAVFYAQNDAFSKSETEIFQQTVKTKGLELVTVQTFQTTDNDFQS